A window of Salvia splendens isolate huo1 chromosome 8, SspV2, whole genome shotgun sequence genomic DNA:
ATTTAAGTTCGAGCTATGCTATATGCGTTGGTCTTTTTGGAGAATACTCTACAAAAGCATGAAGCTTAGATAGATAAAAATGAGATGCACTTGATAATTGTAAATTTATAACCTGTGCTGGTTCTTCATGCTTCTGATAAATTTTAGCTAGAAGAAAATCAGAGGGAAAGATGAGTATGCAAACTAGTTTTGTTTTATGACAGCTGTACTTTCTTAAGATCAGAGCTATTGATATGTCTTTACAGTAGGATCTATTGTTTCACTGTCCAGATAGTAGATGCATTTCACGATCCAGTGCTAAAGGTCTATGTTTTTCCACCTGAAGTATTTTAACAATTGATGCAGGAATCTGCGGGCTATATGAACGAAAACTGAAGGAGCTTAATCCAGCCATAAGAAATATCACATACGATATCTCGGATCTCTACAATTTCATTGATGGCCTTGCTGATTTGAGTGCATTAGTGTAAACCTCTTTCTCCCTCTCTTGAACTTGTATGCTTTGCATTCATAACACTCTTGTGTAAGCTGCACAACTTGATCATTGTGCTTTTGTAGCTACGACCACTCCATTCAGGCTTACCTTCCGTACGACCGACAATGGATCAAGCAGAAAACACTGCAGCACTTGAAGAAACTGGCTCAGTGATCATCAAAGATGTCGCGTAATCGCTACTTGGGTATTGCAATGACTGGCGAAGTGTGATATGTTTTGGTTCAGCTGGACCATCCACCATTCTAGAATTCTGAAATTTGGAACTTTTGTGTATTGAGTATCCCATCTCATGTATccttattttgttgttttggtgaTTTTGGTTTAGCCAAAATTGTGTCAAGCATTTTACAAGTAAGTGTATTTTGTCACTTT
This region includes:
- the LOC121743013 gene encoding enhancer of rudimentary homolog — protein: MSNKHTIILMQTSQHRATRTFMDYESITQAMDGICGLYERKLKELNPAIRNITYDISDLYNFIDGLADLSALVYDHSIQAYLPYDRQWIKQKTLQHLKKLAQ